From the genome of Amycolatopsis granulosa:
TTCACATCGTGAGATCGCACGCCGGTGGTTGTCGGCCCCCGCCCGTATGCTCGCCGCGTGAGCGAGTACCTGCTGGCCGCGGGCGATCGGCCGCTGTTCGAGTGGCGCTGGGTCGAGCGCAACGCGGACCAGATCGTGCAGCGCCTCGGCGAGCACCTGGCGCTGACCGCCGCCGCGCTCGCGATCGGGCTGGTGGTGTCCCTGGCGCTGGCCGTGCTGTCGCTGCGGTGGCGCTGGTTCTACGCGGTCGCACTGGGCACGGCGGGCGCGCTCTACGTGATCCCCAGCCTGGGTGCGTTCGCCCTGCTGGTGCCGTTCTTCGGGCTGTCGTTCACCACCGCGGTGATCCCGCTCGCCACGTACACGCTGCTGATCCTGCTGCGCAACATCGTCACCGGCATCCAGCAGGTGCCCGAGGAGGTCCGGGAAGCCGCGATCGGCATGGGCTTCACGAGGGTGCGCCTGCTGCTGCAGGTCGAGTTCCCGCTGGCGCTGCCGGTGGTCGTGGCCGGGCTGCGGGTGGCGGCGGTCACCACGATCGGGCTGGTCACGGTCACCGCGATGCTCGGGATGGGCGGTCTGGGCTTCTTCATCCGGCAGGGCATCCAGACGACCACACCGAACCCGACGGCGATCATCGTCGGGATCGGACTGTCCATCGTGCTCGCCGTGCTGGTCGACGCGTTGTTGTGGCTGAGTGAACGGGCGCTCGCCCCGTGGGCGCGGAAGGCGGGCCGGGCATGAACGCGGTCGAGCAGGCGCTGGACTGGCTGGGCCGGCCGGGCCGGTGGAGCTGGACGGACCCGGCCGGCATCCCGTACCGGACGGTGGAGCACCTCGGGTTCTCGGTGTTGTCGCTGCTCGTCGCGGCGGCCCTCGCCGTGCCGTCCGCACTGCTGCTGGCGCACTTCCGCCGCGGCGCGTTCCTGGCGAGCAGCGCGGTGAACATCGGCCGGGCGATCCCGAGCTTCGGCCTGATCATCCTGTTCTGGTACCTGGCGAGCAGGTGGGGCGTCGGCACGTCGTTCTGGCCCTTGCTGCTGGCACTGGTGGCGCTCGCGCTGCCGCCGTTGTTCAGCAACACCTACGCGGGCGTGGTGTCGCTCGAGCCGGACGCGGTGGACGCGGCGCGTGGCATCGGCCACACCGAGCGGCAGATCATGCTGCGGATCGAGCTGCCCCTGGCGCTGCCGGTGGTCCTGGCCGGTGCGCGGGTGGCGTTCCTGCAGCTCGTGGCGACCGTCGCGATCGGCGCGATCGTCAACGACGGCGGGGGCCTGGGCCGCTTCATCGTGGACGGGTTCGCGCAGGGCGCGGGCGGCTACGGCGAGATCCTCGCCGGGGGCCTCGCGGTCATCGTGCTGGCCCTCGCGTGCGAGGGCGTGTTCGCCCTGCTGGAGCGGTTCGCGGTGCCGCGGGGCCTCATCCTCTCCCGACGCACGACACTGACGACCCGCCCCGCCTAGCTCACCGGCTTCGCCAGTCCCTCAATCACCTCGGCCCCGGGCAGCGAGGCCAGCAGCTCCCCGGTGACCAGCAGCTTCCCGCCGCGCGTACCGCTGCCGATGACGAGTTCGGGCGAGTCCGCGACGGCCTTGTCGACGAGGATCGGCCAGTCCGCGGGCAACCCGACCGGCGTGATGCCCCCGTAGGCCATCCCGGTGAGTTCGACCGCCTCGTCCGTCGGCGCGAAGGACGCCTTGCGGACGTCGAGACGCCGTTTGATGACGCCGTTGACGTCGGCGCGGGTCGTGGCGAGCACCAGCGCGGCGGCGAAGCGCACCTCCCCGGCCCGCTTGCCGGAGACGACGACGCAGTTCGCGGAGGCCGACAGCGGCGAGGAGTAGGCGTCGCAGAACGCGGCGGTGTCGGCCAGGCCGGGATCGATCTCGACGACACCGGCCTGGGTGTCGTCGAGAGTGGCGAGCGCCTTGGCGACGGGCTCGGCCAGCAGGTCGGTGCGTTCGGTGGCCGGGTGGACGGTCAGCGTCCCGGCGATGCTCCAGGTCCTCACGACCGCCAGGATAGGCGGTGCCGGTCCCGGAGGCGGTTCACCAGTTCTTGCCGCCGCGCTGGACCTCGATGAGCCGCGGCCGCACGTCCACGAGGTAGACCAGCACGGCCACGAGCCCGGCCAGCCAGAAGAAACTCCCGGCGCCGACGAACTGGAACAACCCCATGGCGATGGTGCCCGCACCCGTGATGGCCAGCCAGATGGGCTTGGTCTTGCGGTCCGCGGCCTGGTAGGCGTCCGCGCGCTGGACGAGTGCGTGGATGAACGCACCCACGCCAACCGCTGTGCCGGCCCAGCTGATGACCTGCAAGATCCAGAACGCGATGAACGGCACCTTCCCAGCCTACGTCCCTTCGCCCCCATCGTCCGATTCGGTCATCCCCAGAATGCCACGAACGCGAGTACGGCGTCACCGCCGCCGATTTCCGTGGCCCGGCCATGCCGTCGGCGAGACCGCCACGCACCGGTGACCCGGCCCCACGGCAGGAAAACGGCCCGGTCGCCAGGACCGGGCCGTTTTCCGAACCGTGTTCGCGAACCGCTTACTTGGTGGTCTTCGGCGTGGTCGCGTTCGCCGGGCGCTTCGCCGGCGTCGTGCTCCGGCGGGCGGCCGGGGCCTTCGTCGGCGCGGTCTTGGGAGCCGCCTTCGGCTGCTCGTCGACCTCGTCCTCGATGGTGCCGGCGACCTCGTCCGCGGCCTCGGCGACCTTCTCACCACCGGCGCGGGTGCGCTTCGCGACCAGGCCGAGCACGTCCTCGACCTTCTCGCGCGCGTCGGTGCTCACCTCGCCGACGCGCTCCTGCGCGGCGGTCAGTGCCTCCTCGACCTGCTCGAGCACACTCTTCACCCGCGGCTCGGCGCGGAACTTGTCCCACGCCTGCTCACCGGTCTCGGCCAGCTTGTTGTACAGGTTCAGCGCGGCCAGGGTGTACTCGTCGATGACCTTGCGCAGCTCGGCCGGGTCGAGCTTCTCGCGCAGGGTGGTCACCTCGCTGGGCAGCTCCTCGAAGTTCTTCCGCGCGGCCTCGCTGCCCTCGGCGACGCGCTCCCGGGCCTTGCCCACGGCGTCGACGACGGCCTGGCCGGCCAGGTTGCCGGCACCCAGGGCGGCGAGCAGCGGGGTCCGGAGCTGGTCGATGGCGGTCTTGGTGTTGGGCATTGTGCTCACTCCTTGGCGATGGCGGTTGTCGGTCCTCGATCGCCGCCCGCCGCCGCGTTCTCCCGGCGGAACGACTCGTACACGTCGAGCAGGACCTGCTTCTGCCGCTCGGTCAGCTCGGTGTCCGCGCGGATCGCGTCGGGCACCGGCCCCCCGGTCGGCAGGTCGAGGATTCCGGCCTGCACGTAGAGCGCCTCCGCGGAGATCCGCAGTCCCTTGGCGATCTGCTGCAGGATCTCCGCGCTGGGCTTGCGCACCCCGCGCTCGATCTGGCTCAGGTACGGATTGGACACTCCGGCGAGCTTTGCCAGTTGCCGCAAGGAGATCTTCGCGTTGTTGCGCTGCTGGCGGATGTACTCACCGATCCCGGAGGCGATGTCGGCGACCTTGTCGACCGGTCCGCCCGCCGAGTTGTCGTGTCCGTTGTCCTCCGGCATGTCAGTCCTTCTCCTCGCGACGGGATCCACGCTACGCCGAGGTGCTAGCTGTTGCAAGCACACTGCTTGCAACCATCGAGTGTTAGCTGGGTCACGCCACCACGCACCGCCGGCCGAGGGCGGCAGGTCCCGTTCTTGTCCTCGGTGGACGGTTACGGCAGGCGCGATCGCACCCACTGCGCCACGTGCTCGACGCTCGCCGCGAGCGGCACGGTCGTGGTGTCGAAGAGGGAAACCGGCGGATCGAGCGTCTCGGCGTTCTTCCGCAGCCAGTCGTTGAACTCGAGCATCTCCGCGATGCGGGGTTCGTCCCACCCGCGCCAGGCCGGGCGACGGCGGAGGCGCCGGGCGAGCACCTCGGGGTCGGCGACGAGGGCGAGGTAGTGGATCTCGCTGAACAACGCCCGCTCGGGCAGGGTCTCGAACTCCGGCGGCACCACCGTTCCGCACAGCACGACCGGCCGGCCGTTCTGGTGAACCATCGCGGCCATCCGCAGCCAGGTGCCGCGGAACGCCGGATGCCCGTTCACGTCGTCCCGCAGCCCGGCCACCCAGAGCACGTCCTGCTCCAGGACCATGACCCGGCCGCCGAGCCGGTCCACCAGGGCCGGGCCGACCGTCGACTTGCCCGCACCGCTCGGTCCGGTGAGCGCGAACAGCGGCAGCCGGCGAAAGGGCCAGCGGTGGCCGCACCGGTGGCACCACCGGATGTCGCCGGCCACCGCCGGCACCTCGGCCAGATCCCCGCACCGAGGGCAGATGCGCGGGTCCAGCATCGCTTCCGGCATCGCGTCAGTCGGCGTCAGTCGAAGAGCTGCTCGAGGAAGCTCCGCTTGCGGTGACCCCGATGCCCGTAGGGACGCGGAGAGTCGGAGTAGTGACCACCGTGGTACGGCCGTGGCGAGTCGTCGTAACCGTGCCCACGGTAAGGACGGGGGGAGTCGCCGTATCCATGACGACCGTACGGTCGCGGTGAATCCCGGTACGGCTCGCCGTGCCCCACGCCCTGGTACGGCGGCGGAGCAGCGGCCGGACCGCCGTAGTAGGCGCTCTCCGCACCCACGATCTGCTCCAGCTCGCCGTGGTCCAGGAAGATGCCCCGGCAACCGTCGCACTGCTCGATGTGGATGCCGTTCTTGTTGACGGTCCGCATCACGTTCTGGCATTTCGGACAAATCACAGGTCTCACATTACGCAGGATCCGGGCCGTGGTCCGCCGGTTCCGGCTCGACGCGCATCATTCGGCCCGCAGCGCCTCCACCCTGGTGACCGCCCGGAGCGCGGGCATGACCGCGCCGGTCACCGCGAACACCAGGACCACCGCCATCGCTGCGGTCAACGCGATGAACCCGGCGTCAACGTGGAACACCACGCGGGGGCCCATCAGCCGCACGGTCAGCGCTGCGGTGCCGATCGCCACCGCCACGGCGACCACGACTCCGAACACCAACGGGATCGCGTTCTGCCAGAGCAGTGACCGCGCCAGGACCGGCAGCGGCACACCGGACGCGTGCATCGCCGCGAAGGCCCTCCGTCGTTCGCTCAGCTGACCAGCCAGCAGCACCAGCAGACTGACCGCCGCGATGACGAGACCCAGCAGGCCCCCGGTGTAGAGCACGCCGGTGGCCGCTGCCAGGAAGTCCTGGCCACTGCCGCCGAGGTACTCGTCGTCGCCCCGGACCGTCGCCTGCCAGCCGAGCGGTCCCAGCGCGGCCCGGACCCGGTCCAGTGAGTCCGGCGCGAGCAGGACCGCGATCGTCGGTCCGGTCGCCGGCAGCTGTTGCCGGCTCGCCGCCGCCGGCGTGACCGCCACCGAAATCCCGCGGACGAGCGCCGCGGTCCCGGGAGACGCGGACGCCGCGTCCGCCGGGACCGTGAACCGCGCCTCGTCCACGGTCATCGTCGAACCGGGGTGGACGCCCGAGCCGCCCACCACGTAGGCGGCGCCGTCGGCACACCCGGACGCGCCGAGGAGCTGCGCCAGCACCGGGCACGGCGCGACCAGCAGCCCAGCCGGTCGCCCATCCCCCCGGTGCGCCGTCAGCCGCTGGATCGGGTAGGCGCCGGTTACCCCGGGCGTCCCGTGGAGCAGCCGCAGCGCCTCCGCCTCGGTGCTGTCGACGACGTTGGCCATCGCTGTGCCGCCGGCCGCCGCCGGTGCCCGGTCCACGTGCGCGGCCGACGAACCGATCATCGTCTGCAACGTGATGACCCCGGCCAGCACGACCACCACGCCGGCCACGACCCGGTTGGGCGTGCCGCTGTCGAGCTGCAGCCGACGGACGGCCAGCTGGCACGCCGGGCTCCCGCCCCTGATCCGCCGGACCACGAACCCGGTCACCCAGGGCATGACGGCGGGCACGGCGATCAGCAGGAACGCCGCTCCGGCGAGCAGGAACGGGAGGGTGCTGCCAGGGCGGGACTCCACCCCCAGAAGCTTGTCCGGCAGCAACGCGACGACGCCGAGCACGAGCAGGACCAGCCGCCACCACAACCGTCTGCGCTCCGGCTTCGCCTGGCGCAGCACCGCGAGCGGTTCGACGATGAGCCGCCGCAGCCCGAACCACGCCGGGCCGATCGCGAGCACCGGGACGAGCAGGGCCACCACCACCCCCAGCGGCCAGCCCGGCACGAAGTCCGAGGGGAACACCCTGATCCCCTCGAACTCCAGACCCGCTGCCAGGCTCCGCACGGCGAGGTAGAGCGCGAGGCCGAGCGCTCCGCCGGCCAGCGCACCGGCCAGCGACTCACCGGCCGCGATGCGGTGCACCTGCCCGCGGCGCGCGCCCGCTAGACGGAGCGTGGACAGCCGGCGTTCCCGCTCCGCGCCGCCGATCCGGCTCGCGGCGCTCAGCAGGACGAGCATCGGAACGAACAGCAGGACGACCCCGACGATCAACAGGAAGATCAGCTGGGGGGACGAGCCGTCCGGCGGGGCGCTCGCCCCGAAACCGCTGATCGCCGAGCCTGCGTTGGCGGCCCGCATACCGGTCGCGCCCACGTAGGCGAACAGCTCGTCCGGCCCGTCGAGCCCGCCCGGCGCGATGGCGCCGACCACGCGCTCGGGAAGCCTCTGCCGCAGCAACGGGTCCGTCGCGAGCCGGTCGGCCAGCGCCGGCGACACGACCATTTCCCCGGGGTGCGGAATCGCCGCCAGCCCGGGCGGGACCGGCGCGTCCGGACCGGTGGCTTCCAGCCAGCTCACCGTGAACGTCCGGTCTCCGACCGGCGTGCTCTGCGTGGACAGGTACAGCGACGCGGGCCCGTCCACCGGCACCGGTTCCCGCCCGGCGATGCGGTCGCCCCGCTCACCCAGTGCGTTGATCGTGCTCGTGGCCAGCAGGAGCATCAGCAACGACAAGCCGATGCCGATCGTGGTGAGCACCAGCCGGGGCAGGTTGGCACGGAACGTCCGGCCGCCCCCGACAGCCAGCCGGAAGCCCAGTGCGAAGTCGTTGAACCAGTTCACCGGGCGGCCACCCGTTCCGGAGTCCGCCCGTCCCGGACGATCACCTCGCGATCCGAGTAAGCCGCCACCCGCACGTCGTGCGTGACCAGTACGACGGCGGTTCTCAGGTCCTTCGCCGCCGCCACGAGCAGACGCATGACGCGCTCGCCGTTCAGCGAATCCAGCGCCCCGGTCGGCTCGTCGGCGAAGACGACCTTCGGCGTGGTGACCAACGCGCGCGCGATCGCGACCCGCTGTCCCTGGCCGCCGGACACCTCGCCGGGCCGCTTCCCGGCGAGGTCGCCGAGCTCGAACCGGTCGAGCGCCTCCCGTGCCGCGGCCTCGGCCGGTTTGCGCTTCGTCCCGCCCAGGCGCAGGGGCAGTGCGACGTTCTCCAGGCAGGACAACTCGGGAACGAGCTGGCCGAACTGGAAGACGAACCCGAACTCGGTGCGGCGCAAGGAAGAACGATGCGCGTCGGACATGGCCGCGAGATCCTGATCGCGGTAGCGGACCACACCGCTGTCCGGCCGCACGATCCCGGCGAGGCAGTGCAGGAGCGTGGACTTGCCCGATCCGGACGGTCCCATGACGGCGACGATTTCGCCCGCGTCGACGGCGAAATCCGCGCCACGCAACGCTTCCGTCGGCCCGAAGGACTTGCGCAACCCATCGGCGCTGAGCAGGCTCATGTCCGCACCTGCCGGGCGAGCTCGTCGAGCCGGGCAGCCGTCAGCTCGAGCCAGCTCAGGTCGGCTTCCAGGTGGAACAGGGCGTGGTCGCAGATCAGCGTGTCCGCCAGGTCGCCCTCGGCCTTGCGCCGGGTCAGGTCACGCATCACCTTCAGGTGCTCCGCCCGCTGCGTGTCGAGCACCATTCCGGCGTCCCGATCGGACAGCAGGGCGAGCACGACCTTGGTGTAGAGCGTGTTCTGCAGGTACGCCTCGGGTTTCTCCGGCGTGGTGAGCCACTGCTCGACGTCGGTGATCCCCGCGTCGGTGATGGCGTAGCTCTTGCGCTCCGGCCCGTCGCCCGGCTCGATCCCGCTTTCGGTGACCAGCCCGTTGCGCAGCAGGCGCGCCAGCGTGGCGTACACCTGCCCGTAGTGCAGCGGGCGGTCGTGACCGAAGCGCTCGTCGTAGGCACGTTTGAGCTCGTAGCCGTGCCGCGGGCCGGTTTCGAGCAGCCCGAGAAGCGTTTGTCCGATTCCCATGCGCCGGACTATACACACAATGTATAGTCGTCGTCTATACACCCAGTGTGCAGCGGGAACCCCGGATCGTTCCGGGCCGGTCAGCAGGCACAGAGACAGAAGGGATGACCGGCCGGATCGGCGTAGACGCGAAAGGTCTCCGGCTCCTCGTCGAGCGTTTTCGCGCCCAGTTCCAGCGCGCGGGCGTGCGCGGCTTCGAGATCGGTGACGTCGAGGTCGAGGTGCAGCTGCTGCGGCAGGTCCTGCCCCGGCCACGCGGGCGGCCGGTAGGACTCCACCCGCTGGAAGGAGATTCGCACCCCGCTCGGATCGCTCAGGTTCACCCAGTCCCGGTCGTCCCCCACCGCCGGCTCGGGCAGGTCGAGCAGGCGGGCGTAGAACCCCGCCAGGGCAACGGGATCCGGGCAGTCCAGAACGATCGCACCCAGCTTCGGCACCGCGCTCATCAGAAGTCCTTCCAGAATGGGGAACACCGAGCGACGAGTATGGGAGACGGGCGACACCAGCGCAACCAGTGTCCGGCTTACACTGGTGACGTGAGCTCGTCCGACGTGGCACTTGTCGTGGATTTCCTCAACACCCTCGACGTGGCGGACGGCACCGACGTGCTCACCCGCGGCGCCGGATGGCGCGGCTGGAGCCGCGAACGCGGCCTGGTGCCGGGGCCGGTGTCCGCGGCACGGGCCGCCCGCGCCGCATTGCGTGCGGCCGTGGGTGACGCGCTGCGGGCGGCACCGTTGACGGTTCCCGTCGTGGTCGAGGTGGATGTACGCGTGGGACCGGTACTGGTGGCGCGAGACGCCGTGGGCGCCGTGATGGCGGCCGCGGCCCGGCTGGTCGTGCTGGGGCACTGGTCGCGCGTGAAGATCTGCCCGGCGGACGACTGCCGGTGGGTGTTCTACGACGAGTCCCGCAACCGGTCGCGCACCTGGTGCTCGATGCGGGTGTGCGGCAACCGGGAGAAGGCGCGGAGCTGGCGGCAGCGGCAACCCTGACTGCGCACGGCCGGAGCCGGGCGCCGCTCGGTGTTGACCGGCGTGCACGACCGGGTTCGCGCGCGGGCCGATGCCCGGCCGCATCGCGCGGAGTTCTACGCGGAGTCGCCGCCGGCCTGCACCGGCCACCCGGTGGAATTACCCACAGCGGGCCTGTGGACAACTCGCCGGTCTGTGGACAACTCAGAAGAGCAGCTGGGCGACCGTGTAGATGACCAGTCCGGCGAGCGCGCCGACGACGGTGCCGTTGATCCGGATGAACTGGAGGTCCCGGCCGACCTGCAGCTCAACCTTGCGCGAGGTCTCCTCGGCGTCCCAGCGCTCGACGGTGTCGGTGATGATCGTGGTGATCTCGGTGGAGTAGTTGCGCACCACATACGCCGCCGTGCCTTCGAGCCAGCCGTCGACCTTGCCGCCGAGCCCCTCGTCCGACACGAGCCGCTCGCCCAGGCTCCGCAGCCCCTCCCGCACCCGGCGGCGCAGTTCGCTGGACGGGTCCTCGGCCGCGCTGAGCAGCATGCCCTTCGCGGTGCTCCACGCCGAACCGATCAGCTTCTGCACGTCGGGGTGGTCGAGGATCTGCTGCTTGACCTGCTCGGCGCGAGCCATCGTCTCGGGGTCGTTCTGCAGGTCCTGGGCGAACTCGCCGAGGAACTTGTCCAGCGCGAGGCGCATCGGGTGGTTGACGTCGGTCTTGACCGCCCAGGCGAACGACAGCACCTCGCCGTACACCTTGTCGGCCAGCATCGCGTCGACGAACTTCGGCGACCAGCTCGGTGCCCGGTCCGACACCACGCGCAGCACGGTCGCGTGGTTGTCCCGCACCCATTCGTAGGCGCGGTCGCACATCAGATCCACGAGCTTGTAGTGCGCGCCGTCGGCGAACACCTGCTGCAGCAGCTTGCCCAGCGGCGGCCCCCACGGCTGACCGACGACCCGGCGCACGACCGCCTGCTCCATGACGGCCTGCACGTCCTCGTCCTTGAGCACCGTCACCACCCCGCGCACGACGGTGGCCAGCTCGGAGGTGACCCGCTCGGCGTTCTCCGGCTTCGCCAGCCACTCCCCGAACCGCCGCGAGACCTCGACGCGCCGCAGCTTGTCGCGGATCACCTGCTCGGACAGGAAGTTCGTACCGACGAACTCGCCGAGGCTGCTGCCGATCATGTTCTTCTTGCTCGGGATGATCGCCGTGTGCGGGATCGGCAGGCCCAGCGGCCGCCGGAAAAGCGCCGTCACCGCGAACCAGTCGGCCAGCGCGCCGACCATGCCGGCCTCGGCGGCGGCGCGCACGTAGCCGACCCAGCCGGTCCAGCCCGCGGACTGCGCCCACGTGGTCAGCAGGAAGATCACGGTCGCGCCGAGCAGGAAGGCGAGCGCCACCAGCTTCATCCGGCGCAGCGCCCGCCGCTTGCCCTCCTGGTCCGGGACCGGGGGAAGGCTGATGTCAGCGGGGGTCGGTTGCTCCACAGGCCCATTGTCCGTGAGGATCGGCGATTATGCGCGAACCAGCTCTCGTCCCCCGGCTGCGGCCGTTCACGTCGACCATCTTCGCGGAGATGACCGCGCTCGCCGTGCGCACCGGGGCGGTCAACCTCGGCCAGGGCTTCCCGGACACCGACGGCCCACCGGGAATGCTCGACGCCGCGAAGAACGCGCTGTTCGGCGGCGCGAACCAATACCCGCCGGGGCCCGGCCGGCCGGAACTGCGGGCGGCGATCGCGCGGCACCGTTCGCGCTACGGACTGTCCTACGACCCGGACACCGAGATCCTCGTCACGGCCGGCGCCACCGAGGCCATTTCCGCCGCGCTCCTCGCGCTGACCGGACCCGGCGACGAGGTGATCGTGATCGAGCCCTACTACGACTCCTACGCGGCGGCCGTCGCGTTGGCCGGCGCGACCCGGCGGGTGGTGCCGCTCACCGAGACGGCCGACGGGCGGTTCGCGCCCGACCTCGACGCGCTGCGGGCCGCGGTCACCCCGGCGACCCGGGCGATCCTGGTGAATTCGCCGCACAACCCGACCGGAACAGTGTTCACCCGCGAGGAGCTGTCCGCGATCGCGGAGTTGTGCTGCGACCGCGACCTGATCGCGGTGACCGACGAGGTGTACGAGCACCTGGTCTTCGACGACGCCGAGCACGTGCCGCTCGCCGCGTTCCCGGGGATGCGCGACCGGACCGTCTCGATCTCCAGCGCGGGCAAGACGTTCAACTGCACCGGCTGGAAGATCGGCTGGGTGTGCAGCAGTCCCGGGCTCGTCGCCGCGGTGCGGGCCGCGAAGCAGTTCATGACGTTCGTGTCCGGCGGCCCGCTGCAGCCGGCCGTCGCGTACGCGCTCGACCACGAGCTGCCGTGGGTGGAGTCGCTGCGGACGTCGCTCGCCGCCAAGCGCGACCGGTTGTCCGCGGGGCTCGCCGCGGCGGGGTTCGCGGTCCGGCCGAGCCGCGGAACGTACTTCGTGTGTGCCGACGTGCGGCCGCTCGGGTTCACGGACGCGGCCGAACTCGCGTGGCAGCTGCCGGAACGGGTCGGTGTCGCGGCCGTGCCGGTCGGCGCGTTCACCGATCACCCCGCGGAGTGGCAGCACGTGCTGAGGTTCGCGTTCTGCAAACGGGACGACGTCCTGGACGAAGCGATCGAGCGGCTGCACAAGCTGGCTTGATCACCGTTCCGCTCAGGGGTGGTCGTAGCCACGCGCCTCCAGGTACCGGCGCAGCCGGTCCAGCGCGCGGCGCCGGAGCGGGCCGACGCTGCCGACCGCGATACCGAGCTCGGCCGCGATCTCGGCGTGCGTCGCGGGCGGGTCACGCAGCAGAAGCTCCGCCAGGCGCTGCTGGTGGCCCGGGAGCGCGGCGACCCCCTGCCGCAGCACCGCGTCCCGTTCGGCGATCAGCAGCACCCGCTCCGGTGCCGGGCCCCGGTCCGGCCGGTCGCGCTCGACGGGGACCTCATGGCGCCGCATCTCGAGCACCCGCAGCGCATGCCGCCGGGCGGTGGTCGCCAGCCAGCCGGGCAACCGGGCCGGGTCGCGCAGCTCGCGTCGCTGCGCCAGCGCCGCCCAGGTGTTCTGGCAGACGTCGGACGCGTCGGCGTCACCGAGGCGGTGTGACCGCGCCACACCGAGGATGACGGCCGAC
Proteins encoded in this window:
- a CDS encoding DUF445 family protein: MEQPTPADISLPPVPDQEGKRRALRRMKLVALAFLLGATVIFLLTTWAQSAGWTGWVGYVRAAAEAGMVGALADWFAVTALFRRPLGLPIPHTAIIPSKKNMIGSSLGEFVGTNFLSEQVIRDKLRRVEVSRRFGEWLAKPENAERVTSELATVVRGVVTVLKDEDVQAVMEQAVVRRVVGQPWGPPLGKLLQQVFADGAHYKLVDLMCDRAYEWVRDNHATVLRVVSDRAPSWSPKFVDAMLADKVYGEVLSFAWAVKTDVNHPMRLALDKFLGEFAQDLQNDPETMARAEQVKQQILDHPDVQKLIGSAWSTAKGMLLSAAEDPSSELRRRVREGLRSLGERLVSDEGLGGKVDGWLEGTAAYVVRNYSTEITTIITDTVERWDAEETSRKVELQVGRDLQFIRINGTVVGALAGLVIYTVAQLLF
- a CDS encoding pyridoxal phosphate-dependent aminotransferase, with translation MREPALVPRLRPFTSTIFAEMTALAVRTGAVNLGQGFPDTDGPPGMLDAAKNALFGGANQYPPGPGRPELRAAIARHRSRYGLSYDPDTEILVTAGATEAISAALLALTGPGDEVIVIEPYYDSYAAAVALAGATRRVVPLTETADGRFAPDLDALRAAVTPATRAILVNSPHNPTGTVFTREELSAIAELCCDRDLIAVTDEVYEHLVFDDAEHVPLAAFPGMRDRTVSISSAGKTFNCTGWKIGWVCSSPGLVAAVRAAKQFMTFVSGGPLQPAVAYALDHELPWVESLRTSLAAKRDRLSAGLAAAGFAVRPSRGTYFVCADVRPLGFTDAAELAWQLPERVGVAAVPVGAFTDHPAEWQHVLRFAFCKRDDVLDEAIERLHKLA
- a CDS encoding RNA polymerase sigma factor — encoded protein: MIDSDFVDLLARAWRGDETAWAALVRGLSAVILGVARSHRLGDADASDVCQNTWAALAQRRELRDPARLPGWLATTARRHALRVLEMRRHEVPVERDRPDRGPAPERVLLIAERDAVLRQGVAALPGHQQRLAELLLRDPPATHAEIAAELGIAVGSVGPLRRRALDRLRRYLEARGYDHP